The DNA segment AAATAGCCGCATTACCTGTTTTTAAGCTTAACGCCGCAATATCAATCGTCACATTGGGACGCGCTTCATAAATTACGCCAATCACGCCTAATGGAATACGACGTTTCGATAAACGTAAGCCGTTTTCTAATACCTTACCTTCAGATTCTGCTCCCACTGGATCGGGTAATGCAATCACACCACGTACATCAGCAATGATCGCCGTCAGTCTTACTTCTGTTAATAATAGACGGTCTAGTAACGCATCGGTTAAACCATTGGCTTTACCGGCAGCAATATCTTTCGCATTCGCGACTAAGATCTCTACTTGGCTATTTTCTAGTTCACACGCAATACATTCGAGAGCGTAATTCTTCTGTGCAGTGGTTAATGTGGCTAATTCATAACTCGCAAGCTTGGCTTTTTTTCCTAATTCTTGTAACACGTTATCTTCCTTAAAATAAAACTAAATCATCACGATGGATGGCAACAGCACCGTAGCCGTAACCTAACTTGCTTTCGATATCACACGAATGGCAACCTGCAATTGTTGCAAGCTCATCACTGGTATAACGGCAGATGCCACGCCCAAGTAATTTACCTTGCAGGGATTGTAATTGGATCACATCGCCACGTTTAAAATTTGCCGATACTGCGGTAATACCTTTCGGTAATAAACTACTGCCATTTTGCGTTATCGCATTCACAGCGCCATCATCAATAATAACAATACCCGATGGTGTCGGTCCTGCTAAGATCCATTGTTTACGACTTTCTAGTGGACTGATATGCGAAGGGAATAAGGTACCAACACGCTTGCCAGCAGCAATACGTAGTACCACATCTTTGGCAAAACCTGCCGCGATCACCACATCAATACCTGATCGACAAGCAATTTCAGCTGCTTGCAACTTAGTCGCCATACCACCAGTACCAAGACAGCCGACAGTGCCGCCCGCTAATTGACGTATCTCATCATCAATCACATCAACAACTTCAATCAACTTCGCATCCGGATTATTACGTGGATCAGCGGTAAACAAGCCTTCTTGATCGGTTAACAGCATTAACGTATCTGCGTTCGCTAAAATAGCCGCAAGAGCCGATAAATTATCATTATCACCCACTTTAATTTCAGCTGTAGCGACCGCATCATTTTCATTAATAATCGGCACAATACGGTTGTCTAATAATGCCCGCATGGTATCGCGCGCATTTAAAAATCGTTCACGATCATCAAGATCAGCACGTGTTAATAACATCTGGCCGACATTGAGACCGTAGATGTTAAACAGGCTTTGCCAAATAAAAATAAGCTGACTTTGACCAACCGCGGCCAACATCTGCTTATTTGCCATGGTGGGGGCCAATTCAGGAGCACCTAAATGTTCACGTCCGGCAGCAATCGCACCAGACGTTACCACTATAATATCATGCCCTTGCTTGTACAATTGCGCACATTGACGAACCAACTCAACCATGTGGGCACGATCTATTTTTTCCGTGCCACTGGTTAATACACTGGTTCCTAACTTCACCACTATGGTTTTCTTAGCCATTTAACTCATTCTCGTTACTAACTTAATGACTATTTTGACCTGAGAAGCACTTTTATACAATAGGGTAAAGCTTGATAGACGGGGAAGTACAGCGAAACACTGTACTTTTATCAAATCGACCGCTGCATTGATCATCAAACCGAAGAACTGGATAGAATTTATGAAAATAACGACATAATCAAGATGCTATGCCGCAGACAAGATCAAGGTCTTCGCCAATATAGAGGACGGTTTTAGATTAAAGTTCAACTGCTCTGTCAAACAAACAGATAATTTCTCATAGAATACATTAAGTGATTTTGTGACATCTCGTTGCAACGTTTTAGGAATTGGCGTTACAAGCCACTTACCGGCTTTATTATACGTGCCAAACTGATATTGATATTCAAACGTATCATCGACTAAATTCATCTCTAACCACCAACCGTAAAACTCACGTTCTTGAGATTCAATATTGGCATCAATACAGACACTAAAACAATCGAAGTAAAAAGAAGTAGGTTGGCAATTATGTTCTCTTAAATAAGGGCCTAGAGCATTTAAAATACGAATACGTTTACGAAAATAAATCAAATTGGGATCAGTCGGTATTACCATAATGATTATCTCTTAAGTACTGTTCGTGATGAGTTATGCGCTATAAATGATTCACTATAAATGTTGGGGGATAACTGTTAAGTATAGTTGACAATAAAATAAGGTCAAATTATACGACTAAAAAACAAGGTTTTCACAGTATATAATATCGGTTTAATACAGAACCGAAATTTACGACACTATTTAATAACGAGAATACAGTCTGACGTATATTCTCGGTGGTTTAATTAATCTTGTTTGCAGATTGGTTCTACAAATTCAATCACCATATCCCAAGGTAACTCAATCCAAGTATCCTGGCTAATAGCAGTAACAAAATCATCCACTAAATGCTCACCAAGGGGCTTTGCATAGACAGTAACAAATTTGCCTTTAGGGTACATTTGGCGAATTTTCTTCGCTGTTTCACCACTATCAACTAAATCATCAATAATAATAAAACCTTCACCATCACCTGGTGCTGATTTTAATACTGTTATATCACGCTGATGATCGTGGTCGTAGCTTGAGATACATACAGTATCAACATGACGTAAGTCTAATTCACGAGCAAGAATGGCTGCAGGTACTAAACCACCACGACTAACCGCAATGATACCTTTCCACTGTGTTGCAGGCAGAAGCTTACGAGCAAGTTTACGCGTATCACGCTGTAAATCATCCCAAGATACTATAAATTTATCACTCATTTAACCAACCTCTATATACACTTAGCGAACGAACTAAGGTATAGCTATATAAAATCATCAACGAAGGGTTTACGTACAAAAATCCGACTTTGTACACACAATTTGCAACCCGTAAAGATACCAGCACTTGACCATCAGGACAAGTTATTAGCTAGCAATTACCTCCTATGGAGTATTATAAGGCGACAACTTGTTTACGGTATCGCATAACTATAGATTAACACAGTGGATTTGGAATATTACGCTTTACTATCTCAATAAACTGGAACATCCTTTGTCTCATGCTAAGTATAATGATTAATTCCAACTAAGGAGCTACTGTAGTGGCAAATTTAAGTAATTTAGAACCGCAAGTTGTCTGGCATATTTTTGAGCAAATGTGTGCCCACCCACGTCCTTCAAAGCATGAAGAAAAAGTCTCTGCGTGGATCCAAAAATTAGCGAAAGATCATAATATTGAATGCAAAGAAGACAAAGTGGGCAACCTTATCCTACGTAAATCTGCGACCGCTGGTATGGAAGATCGTAAAGGTGTGGTATTACAAGCGCACATGGACATGGTTCCGCAAAAAAATTCTGACATCGAACATAACTTTGTTACTGATCCTATTGATGCCTATGTTGATGGTGAATGGGTAACAGCCCGTGGTACAACATTAGGCGCTGATAATGGTATTGGTCTAGCAGCCAGTCTTGCCGTTATCTTTTCAGACAATATTGAACATGGTCCACTCGAAGTACTTGTCACTATCGATGAAGAAGCCGGTATGACTGGCGCGTTTGGTCTTGAAGCCGGTTGGTTAGAAGGTGACATCCTACTAAATACAGATTCAGAAGACGAAGGCGAAGTATACATGGGTTGTGCGGGCGGCATTGACGCTAACATTCAGTTCCCACTGCAACATGAAGCCGCGCCAAGCGATCATCAAACATTTGAAATTGTTATTAAAGGTTTAAAAGGCGGTCACTCTGGTGTTGATATCCACCTAGGCCGTGGTAATGCCAACAAACTATTAGCCCGTTTCCTAAAAGAAGCAGGTCGTGACATCGCGGTTCGTCTAGCAACCATCAATGGCGGTACGTTACGTAACGCTATCCCACGAGAAGCCTTCGCGATTGTTACCGTAGCACCAGCACAACGTGAAGAATTTAAAGCCTGCTTGGAATTTTTCACCCAAGCAATAAAAAAAGAACTCAGCGCAACAGAACCGTTTATCGAAGTAACCTTAACGCCAATTGTTGAGCAACCACAAGTATTAACCGTCGATTGCCAAACTCGTCTTATCGCGGCATTAAATGGGGTATTTAACGGCGTTGTACGCATGAGTGACGAAGTTGAAGGTGTGGTTGAAACATCATCCAATCTAGGTGTCGTAGAAACACAAACTGATAACGTCTTTATCAAATGTTTAATCCGCTCATTATCTGACTCTTGCCGCATTGATGCACAAGAAATGATTGCCTCGGTATTTGAATTAGCTGGCGGTAAGGTTGTGCTTGACGGCGCTTACCCAGGTTGGAAACCAGATACAACATCACCAATTATGCAAATAATGCGTGACGTATATGAAAAAGAGTTTGGTTCTGTACCAAAAATTATGGTGATCCATGCTGGTCTTGAATGTGGTTTATTCAAAACATCATATCCAAACATGGATATGGCATCATTCGGTCCAACCATTTGCTTCCCACACTCACCTGATGAGAAAGTAAATATCACCACTGTTGATATGTTCTGGAAATACTTACAGGCGATCCTAAAAGCAATCCCAACAAAGTAAGCTAAACCAGGCTATATCGATTGACTCATTTGCATTGCGTCAGCGAACAGTTATCACAAAGCCAAGTCTCTAACTTGGCTTTTTTGTAGCTAACATACTAATATAACGTATCGATTGCATTAATCCCATCGCAGTAACAACAGGTGTATACCCAAGTTACTTCAAGATGCTATATCAGAGACGAGCAGGGATAACAGTACAAGGCGCAATATGTAGAGAATGGTTATTCCATTTTCAAATGTTGTAACGCTGTGCTGCTATTTCTGCTCGCCTCCCGTAGGGCAAGCCGAAAGAATGAATCTTCGGCGTTATGAAGTCTTAATTTAGAATAATTAAATCTTCGACTTCATGCCTTGAATCTCCTTTCCTTTCGGTTTGCTGATTGTGCATCTTGAAGTAGCTTGGGTATATATCCATTGAGGGATGACGCTGCCCAGCAATATTTGCTACAATTTAGTTATATAAACAATCCGATGAAAGATAAGCGAGTGATGATGAAAAAAATGGCCATTTTAATAATCAGCCTAGCCAGTAGCTTTTCGACATTTTCGACGCAAGCCAGTAGCGCAGACGACGCATGGAATGCCTCTAAAGAAGCGATGGGGGAAGCATGGGATAAAACCAAAGAAGCAACAAATAAAGCCATGGAAGCCGCAAAAGGTAAAACCGATGAGCTATTAGAAAAAAGTACAGATAATAGTGACGAATGGTTTGAATCCTTTAAAAAAGGCGCAGAATCGAGTTGGGATAAAACCAAACAAAAAATAGAAGAGTTAAAAAAAGAATTAGATGAAGCTCATAAATCATTATCAGAAAAAGATAAAAAAGAAGAGACACAATCGACACCAAAAGCAGCACCGATTGATAACGTTATTCCAGAATGGAAAAAAGCTTAGTGCTAATACGTTAGCACTAAGCTTTATTAATCAAGATAAGGTGATGATGGCATAACGATTAAATACCACTACCACCCACTTCATCACTCTCTTCATGTAAACCACATTCACGTTTGAGACCAAAGAAGCGTGTCTCTTCTTCCGTCATGCCTGGTTGCAGCGGTTGTGACGTATGCACATCACCGACCGAAACATAATTCTGCTCCCACAACGGATGATAACTCAGCCCGTTATCTTGCAGATAATAATGAATATCTTTATTGCTCCAATCAATAATAGGCAAAAATTTAAAACAGCCATTTTGAATAGACAAGACCGGTAATGCTTCGCGACTCGATGACTGACTACGACGTAAACCAGAAAACCATACTTGTGCCCCCAATTCTTTCAGCGCACGTTTCATTGGTTCAACTTTATTAAGCACATTGTATTGGGTAATGCCCTCAACACCTTGTTCCCACAATTTACCATAACGCGATTCCTGCCAAGCAGCAGACTGCGGCGCGCTATATATCTGTAAATTAAGGCTGAGTTGTTGAGTTAACTCATCAATAAACTGATATGTCTCCGGGAATAAGTACCCGGTATCGGTTAAAATCACCGGAATATCAGCTTTAAACTGCGTTAACAAATGCAAACACACGGCGGCTTGAATACCAAAGCTCGATGACAATACTAATTTGTCACCCAACTCAGTAACAGCCCAACCAACACGTTGCTGCGCTGTCATCGCTTCTAGCAGAGCATTAACCACGGTTAAAGCTGCTTTCTGGCCTGCCTTGTCTAACCTTAATAATTCATCTAAGTTCAATTTAGCCATGGAAATCTCTCGACGCAATAATCACAGGTTTAATCACGCCACTGCGCACCACAAAATCACCAAAACGTTCATCTGGTAAGGCGTTACTTGCCCATGCCGCAATTAATGTATCAAGGATCGCTAAGATCTCTGCTTCACCAATATTTTCTCGGTACATCTTGTTTAAACGCATGCCGTTATTCTTTGCGCCCAAATACATATTGTATTTGCCTGGCCCTTTACCAACAAAGCCAACTTCTGCTAAGAATGGACGAGCACAGCCATTGGGACAGCCCGTCATGCGCATCACAAAGTGTTCGTCAGGAATGCCGTGTTTAGTGAGTAAATCTTCAACTTTAGTCACCAACGACGGTAAATAACGCTCTGCTTCAGCCATCGCTAACGCACATGTTGGCAGTGCAACACACGCCATTGAGTTTAAGCGTTGCTGACTTAATTTATCTGAATACAGACCATATAAACGTGCCAGACGTTCTATTTGTTCTTTATCCTGTTCAGCCACACCTGCAATGATTAAGTTTTGGTTGGCGGTCATTCTAAAATCACCGTTGTGGATCTTAGCAATTTCAACTAATCCGGTTTTAATCGGATGGGTTTCGGTATCAACGATACGACCATTTTCAATAAACAGGGTTAAATGCCATTTATTATCAATACCTTTGATCCAACCAAAGCGATCACCACGAGTGGTAAACTCAATGGCTTTTGGTGTTTCAAATTTAATACCTGAACGTAATTCGACTTCTGCACGGAATTTATCCACACCATGGTCTTCCAGGGTGTATTTCAAACGTGCACGTTTACGATCAGTACGGCAACCCCAATCACGTTGTACTGTTAATACCGCTTTCGCGATTTTAACTGCATCTTCTGGTTTTACAAAACCAAAATCATCAGCTAAACGTGGGAAAGTATTCACATCACCATGGGTTGTACCCATACCGCCACCCACTAATACATTAAAACCAGCGAGCTTACCGTTATCGCCAATCGCCACAAAGTTTAAATCATTGGCATGAATATCCACGTCGTTGTGTGGCGGAATAGCAACGGCAATCTTAAATTTACGTGGCAAGTAAGTAGACCCATACATAGGTTCAACTTCATTACTATGCACTTTTTCACCGTCTAGCCATAATTCTGCATAGGCATTGGTATTTGGTAACAAGTCATCACTTAAACGAGTAGCCCACGCATAAGCTTCTTGGTGTAATGCTGATTCAACCGGGTTCGGTGTACACATTACATTACGGTTAACATCACCACAGGCGGCAATCGAATCCAAGTTAACCGAACCTAATGCTTGGATCAATGGTTTCACTTGTGGCTTTAAAATACCATGGTACTGAAATGTTTGACGTGTCGTCAGACGGATACTGCCATAGATAGTTAAGTCACTGGCAATACGATCTATCTCTAACCATTGCTCAGGAGTACAAATACCACCGGGAACACGCGCTCGTAGCATAAAGCTATGACGAGGTTCTAATTTTTGTTTCTGACGCTCGGCACGAATATCACGATCATCTTGCTGATAAAAACCATGAAACTTCGTTAATTGCATATCATCATCTGACAGTCCGCCTGTGATTTGATCTGCTAAGCCTTCAGCAATGGTGCCGCGTAAAAAATTACTTTCTGTTTTAATGCGTTCATTAACCGCTAATTTTTTGTCGTTCATCAGTACACATCCCTCTGATAACGTTTATTTCGACGTAGTTCAGCAACATACTCTTCTGCTTCGCTACGCGCTAATTTACCTTGTTCTGCTACAATTTCGATCAATGCTTCATTGACATCTTTCGCCATTCTATCGCCATCACCGCAAACATAAACATGGGCGCCTTGCTCTAACCAGGCATACAGCTCTGCCGCATTTTCACGTAAACGGTCTTGCACATAAACTTTCTCTGCTTGATCGCGTGAGAAAGCCACATCCATTTTAGTCAATAGACCCGATTTCAAGTAGCCCTGCCATTCGGTTTGATACAAGAAATCATCAGTAAAGTGTTGGTTACCAAAGAATAACCAATTATTCCCGGCTGCTTCACGTACGTCACGTTCTTGTAAAAAAGCACGGAATGGTGCGATCCCGGTACCAGGACCAATCATAATCACAGCTGTGTCATCGTTATTTGGTAGACGGAAGTTATCGTTGTGTTCAACAAAAACCTCAACCTCAGCACCTTCTTCGAGACGTTGCAGGAAACCAGAAGCTCCACCAATACGCTGTTCACCGTTTTGCTGATAATCAACCACTGCAACAGTCAAATGCACTTCACCTTCAGCTTCATTAGGACTCGAAGCAATGGAGTAAAGACGTGGCGTTAGTTTGCGTAAACCACTAATAAGTTGTTCTGCGGTTAATTTTGCTTTCTTTTCATCAATCACATCTAAGATTTGACGACCATAACAATAGTGACGTAAGGCTGCTTTATCATCGAGTAATTTAGCTAATTTCTTTGAACCAGATAGTTCCGCATAAGCCTGAATGAAACTTGGATAACTCTGGGTTAATTCGAAACGATTAATCAGTGCATCGCGTAAAGTGTCAGTTTCATTTGCGACGGTAACCGTTTCGGTACCATCTAATTCCAGTTGGTCTAAAATCGCATCGACAAGCACAGGATCATTCTTAAACCAGATCCCTAACGCATCGCCAGCTTGATAACGAATGCCGCTATCATCTAATGCAATTTCAACATGACGAATATCTTTAGCAGAGAAACGCCCAGTGATCTTTTGATTCACTAATAGTTCGGTTTTAAATGGCTTCTTTTTTGTATACGTATTAGCAACATGATTTGACGCCACAGCAGCAATCGGCGCTGCCGTCGTTGTTACTTCTTTTAGCGTTGCTTTAACTGCAGCAAGAGCCTGTTCGCTCCACGCAGCAACCATATCATCATAATCAACATCACAGTCAGCACGTGCGACAACCGCTTCAGCACCCAGTGCAGCTAAGCGCTCATCAAACTCCAAACCGGTTTGACAATAGAACTCATAACTTGAATCGCCTAATGCACAGACACTGTATTTAAGATCTGGTACTTTAGGGGCTTTTTTAGAGGCTAAGAACTCATGGAAAGCAACAGCATCATCTGGCGCTTCGCCCTCACCATTGGTACTCGCGACAATCAGCAAATGCGATTCTGTTTTCAATTCTTTGGCTTTATAATCTGCCATATTCACAAGTCGGGCTGAGATACCTTGCGTTTGCGCTTGCTGATAAAGTTCTTCCGCTACGCCTTTGGCATTACCGGTTTGTGAACCAAATAAAATAGTGACTCGTTGAGCCGACTGAGAAACAGCTCCCTGTGCCTGTACTTGAGCGCCAGATGCTTGACTTATCCCGGCCAAATATCCACTTACCCACGCGGTTTGCGTTGGTGACAAATCATTAAGTGCTAATTGCAATTGTGATAACTGCGGCTCACTCAACGGACTCGTCAATGATGATAGTTCCTTTAATAGCATATTACGGCTTCCACTGTGCTGAATTAGATAAAGATTAACGACTGTTAACGATAACCACAAAGAATAAATAATGATTTTTTATTCCTTTTTGTTATATTAAAACTTGCGACTCTGTGTCTACATAACAAATAAAATAAACTTTCCCAACAAGGTTAACACCTAACTTTAACATTTATAGTGCAATCCAACATACTTACATGGCAACATAGTTATTCCAAAAAACCATTAACAGGAACATAAAATGGCAACTTATTTACTGACACAGTTAAATGAACAAGGTGTATTAACGTTAACCCTCAATCGATTAGATAAGCTCAATGCATTTAACAGCGCGTTTTATACCGAGCTAGCAGAGGCTTTTCGTCAGGCTGATCACAACCCAGCTGTACGTGTGGTGATACTGCGCGGGTCAGAAAGTTGTTTCAGTGCTGGTAATGACATGGCTGATTTCATGAATGGTATGGGCTTCTCTAAAGATCAGCCACTGATGCAGTATATGTGGGCATTATTACACTTCTCAAAACCAGTAATTGCCGCAGTAGCTGGGCCAGCTATCGGTATTGGTACCACGATGCTCATGCATTGTGACCTCGTATACCTTGCCGATAACGCCGTACTGCGCCTGCCATTTACTGACCTTGCCGCCGTACCAGAATATGCTGCCAGTCTGATATTACCGCGTCTTGCCGGTCATCAACGCGCCGCCGAACTGATGCTGCTTGCAGATAAATTTGATGCTCAAACCGCATTGGAAATCGGCCTCGCTAATAAAGTACTTCCCGTTGATGAATTATTTGCAATGGCTGAAAAAAGTGCCTTAAAGCTAGCGGCGAAAGCGCCGGCATCGTTACGTAATACCAAAAAATTGATGAAAGCTGAGTTGATTAACCAAATAGAAAAAGTGATCGACGTTGAGCTTGAGTACTTCTCAGCGGCACTTGAAAGTGAAGAATCAAAAGAAGCAGTAAACGCTTTTATGCAAAAGCGGAAACCTGATTTCTCACGATTTAGTTAATCGCATTCCACATGCCTATTTAATATGAATCGGCTGACCACTCTCTGACTACATTATTGATATTACGCAAAGTAGAACAAAATATAGCGCTTAGTTTTCTGTTCTACTTTACCTATCAAAGCGGTCAGCGCATAATCCAAGCCTTATACATGTTTATACGCACGTAGTGTCATAATGCGGCGAAGGCCTACGAGTGCGAAACTGTGCAATAGCATGTACTATTTATATTTGAAGCGGTAAATAATTATGATAACAAACAGTGATGGTTATATTCAGCTAATTCACTTTTTAGCTGATAACTTAGCCATTTTTGAACACCATAACCAGCAAGGCTCCTCGACTACAGATACCATTGGCGATATTTTTTCCGAACATATCGCGACGAATACCATGGCGATGTGTAATCAACATCAACAGCTGACTGAAAAACATCGCTTT comes from the Moritella yayanosii genome and includes:
- the gpt gene encoding xanthine phosphoribosyltransferase, producing MSDKFIVSWDDLQRDTRKLARKLLPATQWKGIIAVSRGGLVPAAILARELDLRHVDTVCISSYDHDHQRDITVLKSAPGDGEGFIIIDDLVDSGETAKKIRQMYPKGKFVTVYAKPLGEHLVDDFVTAISQDTWIELPWDMVIEFVEPICKQD
- a CDS encoding DUF3802 family protein is translated as MITNSDGYIQLIHFLADNLAIFEHHNQQGSSTTDTIGDIFSEHIATNTMAMCNQHQQLTEKHRFVIIREIDAIVGDLEEVLSSAWDVPPTNEQMTFIEEFVGLMKNLFDSEISKLV
- the crl gene encoding sigma factor-binding protein Crl; amino-acid sequence: MVIPTDPNLIYFRKRIRILNALGPYLREHNCQPTSFYFDCFSVCIDANIESQEREFYGWWLEMNLVDDTFEYQYQFGTYNKAGKWLVTPIPKTLQRDVTKSLNVFYEKLSVCLTEQLNFNLKPSSILAKTLILSAA
- a CDS encoding phosphoadenylyl-sulfate reductase, whose amino-acid sequence is MAKLNLDELLRLDKAGQKAALTVVNALLEAMTAQQRVGWAVTELGDKLVLSSSFGIQAAVCLHLLTQFKADIPVILTDTGYLFPETYQFIDELTQQLSLNLQIYSAPQSAAWQESRYGKLWEQGVEGITQYNVLNKVEPMKRALKELGAQVWFSGLRRSQSSSREALPVLSIQNGCFKFLPIIDWSNKDIHYYLQDNGLSYHPLWEQNYVSVGDVHTSQPLQPGMTEEETRFFGLKRECGLHEESDEVGGSGI
- a CDS encoding aminoacyl-histidine dipeptidase, with product MANLSNLEPQVVWHIFEQMCAHPRPSKHEEKVSAWIQKLAKDHNIECKEDKVGNLILRKSATAGMEDRKGVVLQAHMDMVPQKNSDIEHNFVTDPIDAYVDGEWVTARGTTLGADNGIGLAASLAVIFSDNIEHGPLEVLVTIDEEAGMTGAFGLEAGWLEGDILLNTDSEDEGEVYMGCAGGIDANIQFPLQHEAAPSDHQTFEIVIKGLKGGHSGVDIHLGRGNANKLLARFLKEAGRDIAVRLATINGGTLRNAIPREAFAIVTVAPAQREEFKACLEFFTQAIKKELSATEPFIEVTLTPIVEQPQVLTVDCQTRLIAALNGVFNGVVRMSDEVEGVVETSSNLGVVETQTDNVFIKCLIRSLSDSCRIDAQEMIASVFELAGGKVVLDGAYPGWKPDTTSPIMQIMRDVYEKEFGSVPKIMVIHAGLECGLFKTSYPNMDMASFGPTICFPHSPDEKVNITTVDMFWKYLQAILKAIPTK
- the cysI gene encoding assimilatory sulfite reductase (NADPH) hemoprotein subunit translates to MNDKKLAVNERIKTESNFLRGTIAEGLADQITGGLSDDDMQLTKFHGFYQQDDRDIRAERQKQKLEPRHSFMLRARVPGGICTPEQWLEIDRIASDLTIYGSIRLTTRQTFQYHGILKPQVKPLIQALGSVNLDSIAACGDVNRNVMCTPNPVESALHQEAYAWATRLSDDLLPNTNAYAELWLDGEKVHSNEVEPMYGSTYLPRKFKIAVAIPPHNDVDIHANDLNFVAIGDNGKLAGFNVLVGGGMGTTHGDVNTFPRLADDFGFVKPEDAVKIAKAVLTVQRDWGCRTDRKRARLKYTLEDHGVDKFRAEVELRSGIKFETPKAIEFTTRGDRFGWIKGIDNKWHLTLFIENGRIVDTETHPIKTGLVEIAKIHNGDFRMTANQNLIIAGVAEQDKEQIERLARLYGLYSDKLSQQRLNSMACVALPTCALAMAEAERYLPSLVTKVEDLLTKHGIPDEHFVMRMTGCPNGCARPFLAEVGFVGKGPGKYNMYLGAKNNGMRLNKMYRENIGEAEILAILDTLIAAWASNALPDERFGDFVVRSGVIKPVIIASRDFHG
- the proB gene encoding glutamate 5-kinase — translated: MAKKTIVVKLGTSVLTSGTEKIDRAHMVELVRQCAQLYKQGHDIIVVTSGAIAAGREHLGAPELAPTMANKQMLAAVGQSQLIFIWQSLFNIYGLNVGQMLLTRADLDDRERFLNARDTMRALLDNRIVPIINENDAVATAEIKVGDNDNLSALAAILANADTLMLLTDQEGLFTADPRNNPDAKLIEVVDVIDDEIRQLAGGTVGCLGTGGMATKLQAAEIACRSGIDVVIAAGFAKDVVLRIAAGKRVGTLFPSHISPLESRKQWILAGPTPSGIVIIDDGAVNAITQNGSSLLPKGITAVSANFKRGDVIQLQSLQGKLLGRGICRYTSDELATIAGCHSCDIESKLGYGYGAVAIHRDDLVLF
- a CDS encoding assimilatory sulfite reductase (NADPH) flavoprotein subunit; translation: MLLKELSSLTSPLSEPQLSQLQLALNDLSPTQTAWVSGYLAGISQASGAQVQAQGAVSQSAQRVTILFGSQTGNAKGVAEELYQQAQTQGISARLVNMADYKAKELKTESHLLIVASTNGEGEAPDDAVAFHEFLASKKAPKVPDLKYSVCALGDSSYEFYCQTGLEFDERLAALGAEAVVARADCDVDYDDMVAAWSEQALAAVKATLKEVTTTAAPIAAVASNHVANTYTKKKPFKTELLVNQKITGRFSAKDIRHVEIALDDSGIRYQAGDALGIWFKNDPVLVDAILDQLELDGTETVTVANETDTLRDALINRFELTQSYPSFIQAYAELSGSKKLAKLLDDKAALRHYCYGRQILDVIDEKKAKLTAEQLISGLRKLTPRLYSIASSPNEAEGEVHLTVAVVDYQQNGEQRIGGASGFLQRLEEGAEVEVFVEHNDNFRLPNNDDTAVIMIGPGTGIAPFRAFLQERDVREAAGNNWLFFGNQHFTDDFLYQTEWQGYLKSGLLTKMDVAFSRDQAEKVYVQDRLRENAAELYAWLEQGAHVYVCGDGDRMAKDVNEALIEIVAEQGKLARSEAEEYVAELRRNKRYQRDVY
- a CDS encoding enoyl-CoA hydratase, whose amino-acid sequence is MATYLLTQLNEQGVLTLTLNRLDKLNAFNSAFYTELAEAFRQADHNPAVRVVILRGSESCFSAGNDMADFMNGMGFSKDQPLMQYMWALLHFSKPVIAAVAGPAIGIGTTMLMHCDLVYLADNAVLRLPFTDLAAVPEYAASLILPRLAGHQRAAELMLLADKFDAQTALEIGLANKVLPVDELFAMAEKSALKLAAKAPASLRNTKKLMKAELINQIEKVIDVELEYFSAALESEESKEAVNAFMQKRKPDFSRFS